The sequence TTAAAAAAGCTATTAAATGAAACTGAACATAGCAATAAATAGCTCATACTTTTACAGAAAATTTTACATGAAAGTATTATGTGTCATTCTAGCAGTAGGAGTAGGAGGCAAATATATTTTCCACCAATTATGTGGCATTACCTTCTTTGCAAAGTCCAAAATCTGCTATTCTCACAAAGCCGTCAGCGTCCATCAACAGATTGTCAAGTTTCAGGTCCCTGTTGAAGAGCATAATGgaatttaatatttcttttaaagtAAACAAGGCTATGTTTTTAAACCCGATACTGCAAAGAGAAAATTTACCGATAAACAATTTTGTTCTGGTGCAGAAACTCGAGACCCAGGAGTACACAGGCAGCATAAAATCTGAGCAGAGCATAAAGGAGGCTTTAAGTCAGATTGGTTATGTGAACGCAGATAGAACGGGTTTATTATATGTTGCTTTGAAATTCAGAGGATTGCAAGTGTTTGGTATAAAAGTGGTTTTCTGCTTTAAGGTAGAACAATATTTCTCCAGCACATTCCACCTGTAAGATCTGATGTTTGCTTGTTCAGTTTTGTTGAACTTGACCTACGAGTCTATAAAATGTAACGCTTGTATAATATGTACCGGGCCTGGCGTTCAGTGAAGATGctggagtgtatgtgtgtcatcAGGTCACCTCCAGGTGAGTATTCCATAACAAAGCACACGTGGTCAGATGTCTGGAAGCAGCCGTGAAGGTTGACAAGAAATGGGTGCCTGGATGCATTGATGGTCTCAAAAATCCTCTTCTCACACATTAGActaataagaaaacaaaaaagcgCTCACATCAAAACGTGCATTAAAGGTATTTAAAAGGACAATACAGTTTCTATCACCGTTGTTTTCTTAGAAAAGTTCACCTAGTCTAATGACAGAAAATCACAAAATGCTTAACATTACCGCAAATAAGAGCATAAATTACTTTATCACTCTCCTTACCTTTACCCAATAAAAAGATTgggtaatttaattttaaaaaaaaaaacagcccccATTTAAGCATTTAAGCCTCTATCATGACTTAACTCAACTGACTATCAATCCAGTTTCGAGGAAAACATCAAAATCAAGACTATGCTATCATGTCCCTGGATTTCTGAACAGCTCGGTCTACAGATTAAGACAGAAGCTAGGGCTTCTAGCTAGAGAACCTTTTTTGATCTATTTATGTTTTTCACAGTTACCTGTCAACTTCATCACGTGTCACCACATCGCCTTTCTTCAAGGCTTTTATGGCGTACAACTTCCCTGTGCTCTTATACTCGGCTAGCAGcacctataaaaaaaatttaaaaaaataatcacagaaagaaaaaactttatttCACTCTTCCTGACAACAACAggttaaagattaaagattagCTAAACACTGGGAGGATATAACCTTTCCAAAGTGGCCTCTGCCAAGGACAGAGATACAGACGAAATCATCCATCTGCAGTTCATGTGTTTGCCTGAAATAGAGACAGACCATTAGGTTGTGTGAACTGAGGAGTTGAGATGTACATAAAGGAAGGCATTATAAAACCGAAGAGTGatgtgatgaaataaaatggaaaaagtgaaagagagaaacatgagaatgagagagagaaagagtttgtTCTGTTCAACAGGTGTTGAAGACAGACAGCTTACTTAGGAATGGGTTGCAGCACAGCTCTCCCTCTGCATTCAGCTTGGTTGCCCTTAAAGTTctacataaaacatgacagaagaTACAAGAATAGTGACATATCCAAACCTAGACAAATACAAGTCACTCAGAATCGGTACACTTAATAACAGTGGACGAATGACTGTAAGTACCACGGACACGGGGCTCTCTGCCTTTGTCAGATAGAGACGAGGGGGTTTGGGAGGTCGCTCCTCGCTGAAGTTCAGTTTGACAACTGCAGAGTCTCTAAAAGCAGAATCACAAACTAAGAGGATCAGTATTCGTATAGCATGCAATAAAACAGAAGCATGTTTAATGTTGATTAACAATGAACACTGCAATGAGCCACAATCTGAAATGATAGTTAAATTCTGCCATAACCCCATGAATGGTGGCAAATCAGCTCAGTTGAAACAGCTGTAAAAACAGTATTCTGAACTCACTCTGTTGGAGGAGGGGTGGAAGTGGAGTTTTTTTCTGCAGATGGAGGGGAAGTAAGATCAGGTTGTTGGGGTGGTGGTGGAGAGGGCAGGTCAGTGGCGGCCAGCGGGGGGCTCATAGCAGTAATGGTGCTGCTGCACGGTGGTAACACACTCATCATCAGGCGGCCCCACGTGGCAAAGTTCATGTTCATCTGCGCAGCCCTTAAGAAGTTTTTACCTAAATggaaaataaggaataaaagttCTTATATCGATCCTGAAATATCTTACGGTcgctgtgtgtttgaatgtttcAAAGGGATTACTACAGACAACGATTTGACATTTCACTGAACTGAGATGAAAACAAAAGGAACTGGAAGTCTATAGGTAGTTATTCACAGCTactgtgacaaaaaaaagtgtaccGCTAATAAGCGCTGTATAAATATAGAGTACCTTTCTCTTTGGGGAATATACGCTTCTGCCGCTGTAGCTTCGGGTGCCGCTCAATAACAGGGTTGGTGAATCTCACCTGCAGTTCGATGATGaataatttgaaatattatatatatgtatatgaaatCTACTTCTTAATAGCCACACAGCAATATAGGGGAGGCCAAACAAGAAATTCATTAGCAAGCAACCCAGGCAAGCAAAATCTCCAGTTTGCTGCCCAGCACTATGATTTGTTTACAAAGAATCATGATTGATCAGATGTGCTAGCTAACAAAGTTGTAGTTAATGCAGATTAAGTGAAGGAATTCCATCCCATGTAAGGAATGACTGTGCAGCCACTGACCCTATTATATAACATTCTGAGACTTTGACAAAAATCCCCAAATCAGTAGTGATCATTCAGCGGTGACACCTAGACTGAACCATGGCCAAGTTTGTCATGGAGCATGTGGTGGATTTTGGAATTGTTCGCTGAAGATACAGCTTATAGATACAACGGAAAATATCTGTTTTATGAATTAAAAGTCAAGTGCTGTGGTCCTTAGGGTTACTTGTCAACCTGTAACTAACAGCCTAGGTACAAGATCTGCTTGTCCCATTCCGATTTATTCACCCAAGAAAATCTGTGTGTTACGAATTATTCAGTAGCTGCAGTTTGTTTCAGTGTCTGACCTCGGTGAACAGTGTGCCTTGTGGTTCCAAATAAAGGCACATGCCATGCCGCTGGTTATCCAGAAAATCTTCCAGGCGCAGGAACTTCACAGCACACAAAGCTCTCCAATCCCGCCAATACACACCAATCTCCAGCTCCCGGGACTACAAAAGCAGAGAGACTCGCGTTAACACTTTTTTTGGCTCCAGAATTCCATTTCAGACATTTCATGTAGATTCTTGTTAACAGTGTTactggattaaaaaaaggtattttAGAGTAAGAAAATCTGCATTCTATACACACACGATTGCTGAATTCTTCACATCCTCTTACAAGTGAGAACAGCTTAACTCTGGTGAGCTAGACCGTTGTTAACTGAATCACTGGAGTAAAGTTTTCCATCACAgtgaaaaatgtgtttttattccttgCAGACATGACTGAATTACCCTGTGCGATCTTGGACCCATAACTGAAAGTAGACTTGGCCAATTGCTTTTGTCAGCCCCCGAGGCTGATGGGAAATTAGTGATAAAGAAAACAGTTACAGAACACAGCAGATAATAAAGGCTCTGAGAAGCTGATTACACTTTGTTTGAAAAGACATATTAATAAAGGcaggaaaaaagtaaatataaaactaCATTAAAAACACCAATAGTGAGGTCAGGACTGGAACAACTAACCAGTTTTCAAGATTCACTACGCATGCGAGTGGGGTAGCTGTAAGGCAAATGCCTAAAATCTTTGAGAAGATGACAATTTCTTTAATCTAAGAAACAAGGAGTGTAGGTGTATGATCTAGATTAGACACTGCGGTCAAGCCGTTCTTGGCTTGAAGTCCGAGATAAACTGGCACTGCTTTCTAAGTGGGAGGGCTGGCATTATTCTCTTCCCTATCCAATCATAGGCGTGTGTGAGGAAGAGGATATTAAAGCACTTCCCACTCAGTGTGTTAGACTTCCCTGTGATACATCATGAGCACCTCAGTATGCAGTGGCTGTCTTAGTGTGATGCTGGAGGAAGCAGGTGTTTTAGCCCATTAGCCCTTCTGGTAGCCGTCATGCGATAGGGGAAAATAAACAGCAGGTAGATTTTGGTAACGTCTAAATATTAGTGTGCCCCCCTCACATTTTTTCATCTTAAAACTGAAATGTTGTCTAATCACTAATCAAGGCCATTAAGAATTCGCACTAAATGTTAGTCCTGAAGTGATcataattacacatttatttaattacagtgcCAGAAAAAATGGCCCTTTTTTCTGTCATCTAATGTGTACGAATCAATAATTGAAGAATCTGCTGACTCCAAAATCAAATAAGACCATTTTGTCTGTCGCTCCCTGGAACTTTGATTAGGACTATTGAAATGATTAGGACTATTAGGttgaataatatataaaaaaaaaacgacagatGGTATGCTGGACTCAAAAGCAAGACTTAGCAAAAACAATGCCTGGTTAGAATTTGAGACAAAAGCAGGTTTAAGGGTCATTTCAtcagttctttaaataaataaaaatatcaaacacAATCTTTGCACCACAGACCCTCTCCAGTTCAATGGTGAAGCTTTGGTCCCAGGCTTCTTTGCCCACAGGCCGCCAGTTAGTTCGACCAACCATCCGGTTATCCACCTTCAACACTGCGCTGATTTCcgctgtggtaaaaaaaaagtgcacacacaaaatTTCTCTTTTTGTATTGAACATCAAACGCACAAAACCATCTCTGTACCACCACAGTAGCTTAATCTGATTCCAGCAAGATTTTCTGCAAATCAGAAAAGCTGTACTCCCAATGCAATACATTTCCAATGCGGTTGTACGTCTTAAACCGATCAGTTAATGTCTTGtggttttaatgaaaaaaaacaaaacaaaaacaaaaaaaaaacagcaagaccTACTGGACATTTCATCGCTTTTGGCCATCTTGCCATTGGTGCTACGTGTGGAAAGGCCAGTCCTCATTCTCAGGGACTTGGCTTCAGAGGGGCTGCTGGGGGAGGAGGAAGCACAGGCCACGCGAGAGCGGCCTGGCACAGATTCCAACAGATCCTGACAGCCCATTAATCTGACTTCCAGCCGACCTACACAAACGCACATAAACCATGCTCAGCAAACGCAGCCACACATGAAGTCACAATCATTACAATATCTGTATGGAACTTTCTAATAAAATATCCAACAATAATTTTAAATCAGGCCTTCCTTTGTACAAGCGTTGCTGTAACGTGACGATGCTGTAACGTGACAATGCTGTAACGTGACGATGCTGTAACGTGACGATGCTGTAACGTGACGATGCTGTAACGTCTTTAAATACGGAGACGGGTTGTAGATTAATTATACAAGAGCTTCTGTGAATTATGTGACGCAGCATGCCTATGGTGTGATAGCAACTCAAATGCATGACAGAACTTTGTgagtggagaagaaaaaaaaaaaagagacctgTAAGACTTGCAGGTTTGAAGAACGAAGATGAGGAGGCAGATGGTGAAGAGCGCTGACGGTCCCTCTGCA comes from Tachysurus vachellii isolate PV-2020 chromosome 26, HZAU_Pvac_v1, whole genome shotgun sequence and encodes:
- the pkn3 gene encoding serine/threonine-protein kinase N2 isoform X2, translated to MAGVTLQAGCLRSLPEGDLLDPVFQQQLEDARSLLRQEIQRELKIKEAAERLRRAVTNKKSAADVEGQLRASTRKLEQLHWELQELNARAMATERETTTDTAISPDPCHWEDSTSPLGSRIRTLRKQLNMELKVKQGAENIIQMYASCSVKDRKMLSTAQQMLQDSRTKIELLRMQIVKVTQAREGEREASETEGRPSETISPLELRMEELRHHLRIEAAVAEGAKNVVRQLGGRRVQDRRALAEAQARLQESSQKLDLLRLSLERRLMELPPDHPKLADIKAELTMGTSPILGLQRDRQRSSPSASSSSFFKPASLTGRLEVRLMGCQDLLESVPGRSRVACASSSPSSPSEAKSLRMRTGLSTRSTNGKMAKSDEMSTEISAVLKVDNRMVGRTNWRPVGKEAWDQSFTIELERSRELEIGVYWRDWRALCAVKFLRLEDFLDNQRHGMCLYLEPQGTLFTEVRFTNPVIERHPKLQRQKRIFPKEKGKNFLRAAQMNMNFATWGRLMMSVLPPCSSTITAMSPPLAATDLPSPPPPQQPDLTSPPSAEKNSTSTPPPTEDSAVVKLNFSEERPPKPPRLYLTKAESPVSVNFKGNQAECRGRAVLQPIPKQTHELQMDDFVCISVLGRGHFGKVLLAEYKSTGKLYAIKALKKGDVVTRDEVDSLMCEKRIFETINASRHPFLVNLHGCFQTSDHVCFVMEYSPGGDLMTHIHSSIFTERQARFYAACVLLGLEFLHQNKIVYRDLKLDNLLMDADGFVRIADFGLCKEGMGHGDRTSTFCGTPEFLAPEVLTDSTYTRAVDWWGLGVLIYEMLVGESPFPGDDEEEVFDSIVNDEVRYPRFLSPESVSIVQKLLQKNPEKRLGAGEQDANEVKRHRFFQGVDWETLLTKRVKPPFLPSIKAPSDVSNFDEEFTRLKPVLTPPHTPFFLTAEQQEIFADFDFSSLH
- the pkn3 gene encoding serine/threonine-protein kinase N2 isoform X1: MAGVTLQAGCLRSLPEGDLLDPVFQQQLEDARSLLRQEIQRELKIKEAAERLRRAVTNKKSAADVEGQLRASTRKLEQLHWELQELNARAMATERETTTDTAISPDPCHWEDSTSPLGSRIRTLRKQLNMELKVKQGAENIIQMYASCSVKDRKMLSTAQQMLQDSRTKIELLRMQIVKVTQAREGEREASETEARALSGRPSETISPLELRMEELRHHLRIEAAVAEGAKNVVRQLGGRRVQDRRALAEAQARLQESSQKLDLLRLSLERRLMELPPDHPKLADIKAELTMGTSPILGLQRDRQRSSPSASSSSFFKPASLTGRLEVRLMGCQDLLESVPGRSRVACASSSPSSPSEAKSLRMRTGLSTRSTNGKMAKSDEMSTEISAVLKVDNRMVGRTNWRPVGKEAWDQSFTIELERSRELEIGVYWRDWRALCAVKFLRLEDFLDNQRHGMCLYLEPQGTLFTEVRFTNPVIERHPKLQRQKRIFPKEKGKNFLRAAQMNMNFATWGRLMMSVLPPCSSTITAMSPPLAATDLPSPPPPQQPDLTSPPSAEKNSTSTPPPTEDSAVVKLNFSEERPPKPPRLYLTKAESPVSVNFKGNQAECRGRAVLQPIPKQTHELQMDDFVCISVLGRGHFGKVLLAEYKSTGKLYAIKALKKGDVVTRDEVDSLMCEKRIFETINASRHPFLVNLHGCFQTSDHVCFVMEYSPGGDLMTHIHSSIFTERQARFYAACVLLGLEFLHQNKIVYRDLKLDNLLMDADGFVRIADFGLCKEGMGHGDRTSTFCGTPEFLAPEVLTDSTYTRAVDWWGLGVLIYEMLVGESPFPGDDEEEVFDSIVNDEVRYPRFLSPESVSIVQKLLQKNPEKRLGAGEQDANEVKRHRFFQGVDWETLLTKRVKPPFLPSIKAPSDVSNFDEEFTRLKPVLTPPHTPFFLTAEQQEIFADFDFSSLH
- the pkn3 gene encoding serine/threonine-protein kinase N2 isoform X3, which produces MGRVKERGDAIQESKSPPKMTDELLNCIEKGRALWTDRKMLSTAQQMLQDSRTKIELLRMQIVKVTQAREGEREASETEARALSGRPSETISPLELRMEELRHHLRIEAAVAEGAKNVVRQLGGRRVQDRRALAEAQARLQESSQKLDLLRLSLERRLMELPPDHPKLADIKAELTMGTSPILGLQRDRQRSSPSASSSSFFKPASLTGRLEVRLMGCQDLLESVPGRSRVACASSSPSSPSEAKSLRMRTGLSTRSTNGKMAKSDEMSTEISAVLKVDNRMVGRTNWRPVGKEAWDQSFTIELERSRELEIGVYWRDWRALCAVKFLRLEDFLDNQRHGMCLYLEPQGTLFTEVRFTNPVIERHPKLQRQKRIFPKEKGKNFLRAAQMNMNFATWGRLMMSVLPPCSSTITAMSPPLAATDLPSPPPPQQPDLTSPPSAEKNSTSTPPPTEDSAVVKLNFSEERPPKPPRLYLTKAESPVSVNFKGNQAECRGRAVLQPIPKQTHELQMDDFVCISVLGRGHFGKVLLAEYKSTGKLYAIKALKKGDVVTRDEVDSLMCEKRIFETINASRHPFLVNLHGCFQTSDHVCFVMEYSPGGDLMTHIHSSIFTERQARFYAACVLLGLEFLHQNKIVYRDLKLDNLLMDADGFVRIADFGLCKEGMGHGDRTSTFCGTPEFLAPEVLTDSTYTRAVDWWGLGVLIYEMLVGESPFPGDDEEEVFDSIVNDEVRYPRFLSPESVSIVQKLLQKNPEKRLGAGEQDANEVKRHRFFQGVDWETLLTKRVKPPFLPSIKAPSDVSNFDEEFTRLKPVLTPPHTPFFLTAEQQEIFADFDFSSLH